One genomic segment of Myxococcales bacterium includes these proteins:
- a CDS encoding alpha/beta fold hydrolase, whose product MTLAPTPKDTLFREGSAELHRFRAAAGAPEPANRPPVLLVPSLINRWYVLDLRPGASLARALVDAGFDVFCLDWGVPEDEDRYLEWDTVVARLGRMVRRVKRETGAARIGLLGYCIGGTLTAIHTALEPDSIGALVNLAGPIDFSEGGMLAHMVDPRWFDPEAIAAAGNIRAEQMQSGFVALRPTAQIGKWLSFLDRLGDAERLEAFNALEEWSSANIPFPGAAYAKYIRDLYQKNALARGEHYVGGRRVALEAIRCPVLTVVTDRDVICPPPAAQALNTLSGSSNQSVLVIPGGHVGAVVGGKAAKQLYPNLADWFGKALRN is encoded by the coding sequence ATGACCCTCGCACCTACCCCCAAGGACACACTCTTTCGCGAAGGAAGCGCCGAGCTGCACCGGTTCCGCGCCGCCGCGGGCGCCCCCGAACCGGCGAATCGCCCGCCGGTGCTGCTGGTTCCGTCGTTGATCAACCGCTGGTACGTGCTCGATCTGCGCCCCGGCGCGTCGCTCGCCCGGGCCCTGGTCGATGCCGGCTTCGACGTGTTTTGCCTGGATTGGGGGGTGCCCGAGGACGAGGACCGTTACCTGGAATGGGACACGGTGGTGGCTCGCCTCGGGCGCATGGTGCGCAGGGTCAAGCGCGAGACCGGCGCGGCCCGCATTGGACTGCTCGGGTATTGCATCGGCGGGACCTTGACCGCGATCCACACAGCGCTCGAGCCCGATTCCATCGGCGCGCTGGTGAATCTGGCCGGTCCGATCGATTTTTCCGAGGGCGGCATGCTGGCCCACATGGTCGATCCCCGCTGGTTCGATCCCGAGGCGATCGCGGCCGCGGGGAACATCCGGGCCGAGCAGATGCAGAGCGGTTTCGTCGCGCTCCGACCCACGGCGCAGATCGGCAAATGGCTGAGCTTTCTCGACCGCCTCGGCGACGCCGAGCGGCTCGAGGCGTTCAACGCCCTCGAAGAGTGGTCGAGCGCGAACATCCCGTTCCCCGGCGCGGCCTACGCCAAATACATCCGCGACCTCTACCAGAAGAACGCGCTGGCCCGAGGTGAGCATTACGTCGGCGGCCGGCGTGTGGCCCTCGAAGCCATTCGGTGTCCGGTGCTGACCGTCGTGACCGACCGCGATGTGATCTGCCCGCCCCCGGCGGCGCAGGCGCTCAACACCCTGTCGGGGTCGAGCAACCAGAGTGTGCTCGTGATCCCCGGTGGACACGTCGGCGCGGTCGTGGGTGGCAAGGCCGCGAAACAGCTGTATCCGAACCTGGCCGATTGGTTCGGCAAGGCGCTCAGGAACTGA
- a CDS encoding TIGR04551 family protein, whose amino-acid sequence MKPTTLGFALALLASDARATGYADYGRDLGAKPVEDVRLDGYYRVRGEALYNLDLDRGATPSGQLLYPVPLGSTSAQTLTRADMRLRTDLSIFAPGGMLAVKARIDALDDVALGSAPEGIPAASGSQRADAGTITVKRVWGEALTPVGALAIGRMGSHWGLGILTNAGDCLDCDSGDAADRVAFVTPILGHFWAISYDFSATGPFVPARDAKRSIGIAPSAAVHTLTFAVLNSRSDAARVRRAKADKTTLEYGAYASHRWQNDDVPATYLPVAQPVVIDQRQVMARGYSATAGDVWTRLSGKGYRVEAELAYLTAKVEQPSLIPGVLFRDPATSKQLGAAIESEAGDALGSYGLGLDAGYASGDSAPGFGAFPGVNQKAPVAGDLDGPQARPAYDQTVNNFRFHPDYRVDRLLFREIIGTVTDAVYVRPHVRGELFRFASGHLEASLFAVMSWAVNAESTPGGKKPLGVELDPTLRYESRDGFVVALEQATLLPQSGLDNPNLHLKAKAAQLWRIAAAFTF is encoded by the coding sequence GTGAAGCCCACGACCTTGGGATTTGCGCTGGCGCTGTTGGCGTCGGACGCAAGGGCGACGGGCTACGCGGACTACGGCCGCGATCTCGGCGCCAAGCCGGTCGAGGATGTCCGCCTCGACGGGTACTACCGGGTTCGCGGCGAGGCCCTCTACAACCTCGACCTCGACCGCGGGGCGACCCCCTCGGGCCAGCTGCTCTATCCGGTGCCGCTGGGCTCGACGTCGGCTCAGACCCTCACTCGGGCTGACATGCGGCTGCGCACTGATCTGTCGATCTTCGCTCCTGGCGGCATGCTGGCGGTCAAGGCGCGCATCGACGCCCTCGACGACGTCGCACTCGGCAGTGCTCCGGAGGGGATTCCGGCAGCGAGCGGCAGCCAGCGCGCCGATGCCGGGACGATCACCGTCAAGCGGGTGTGGGGTGAGGCGCTGACGCCGGTGGGTGCGCTGGCCATTGGTCGCATGGGTAGCCATTGGGGACTCGGCATTCTCACCAACGCCGGGGATTGCCTCGACTGTGACAGCGGCGACGCAGCCGACCGCGTGGCGTTCGTTACGCCGATTCTCGGGCATTTCTGGGCTATTTCTTACGATTTTTCAGCGACCGGCCCGTTCGTACCTGCCCGTGATGCCAAGCGTTCGATCGGCATCGCGCCAAGCGCGGCGGTGCACACGCTCACGTTCGCGGTGCTCAACTCGCGCTCGGATGCAGCCCGCGTGCGGCGAGCCAAGGCCGACAAGACCACGCTCGAGTATGGCGCGTACGCCTCGCACCGCTGGCAGAACGACGACGTGCCGGCCACCTATCTGCCGGTGGCGCAGCCCGTAGTGATCGACCAACGGCAGGTGATGGCGCGGGGTTATTCGGCCACGGCGGGTGACGTGTGGACCCGCCTGAGTGGCAAGGGCTATCGAGTCGAGGCCGAGCTCGCCTATCTCACCGCGAAGGTCGAGCAGCCTTCGCTGATCCCGGGCGTGTTGTTCCGCGATCCTGCGACCAGCAAGCAGCTCGGCGCCGCCATCGAGAGTGAGGCCGGCGATGCGCTTGGCAGCTATGGCCTCGGGCTCGACGCGGGATACGCCAGCGGCGATTCGGCGCCGGGTTTCGGCGCCTTCCCGGGCGTGAATCAGAAGGCCCCCGTCGCCGGAGATCTGGACGGACCCCAGGCTCGTCCTGCCTACGACCAGACCGTGAACAACTTCCGTTTTCACCCGGATTACCGCGTAGATCGCCTGCTGTTCCGGGAAATCATCGGCACCGTCACCGACGCCGTCTACGTCCGGCCGCACGTGCGTGGGGAGCTGTTTCGCTTTGCGAGCGGCCACCTCGAGGCGTCGCTGTTCGCGGTGATGTCGTGGGCGGTGAACGCCGAGTCCACGCCGGGCGGGAAAAAGCCGCTGGGCGTGGAGCTCGATCCGACCTTGCGCTACGAGAGCCGAGACGGATTCGTGGTCGCGCTCGAACAAGCCACACTTTTACCTCAGTCCGGGCTCGACAACCCGAACCTGCACCTGAAGGCCAAGGCGGCCCAACTCTGGCGCATTGCCGCCGCGTTCACCTTCTGA
- a CDS encoding SDR family oxidoreductase: protein MDLKALKVIVTGAGRGMGAHFAKELAAAGAQVAAGDIDEAGLAELPAGIKRRRLDVADEADAVAFTQWASGELGGLNALVNNAGILRDGLLVKRDRETGKVTTLSADDWNRVLAVNLTGATFMVRELVKTMLEAGTRPGVVVNISSISRHGNRGQSNYVATKAALAANTVTWAREFASFGIRVGTVAPGMIETPMTIGMNQKARDALVAAVPVGRIGMPEDIWRAVRFVIECDYFNGRTVDVDGGLAM, encoded by the coding sequence ATGGATTTGAAAGCACTCAAGGTCATCGTGACCGGCGCCGGCAGAGGCATGGGCGCGCACTTCGCCAAAGAGCTAGCGGCCGCCGGCGCTCAGGTCGCCGCGGGTGACATCGACGAGGCCGGATTGGCCGAGTTGCCGGCAGGCATCAAACGCCGTCGGCTCGACGTGGCCGACGAAGCGGACGCGGTGGCGTTCACCCAGTGGGCGAGCGGTGAGCTGGGCGGCTTGAACGCGCTGGTCAACAATGCCGGGATCCTGCGCGACGGTCTGCTCGTGAAGCGCGACCGGGAGACGGGCAAGGTTACGACTCTGTCGGCCGACGACTGGAACCGCGTGCTGGCGGTGAACCTCACGGGCGCGACGTTCATGGTGCGCGAGCTCGTCAAAACCATGCTCGAAGCAGGCACGCGCCCGGGCGTCGTGGTGAATATCTCGAGCATTTCGCGCCACGGCAACCGCGGCCAATCGAACTACGTGGCGACCAAAGCCGCGCTCGCCGCCAACACTGTGACGTGGGCGCGCGAGTTTGCCTCGTTCGGCATTCGCGTGGGCACCGTCGCCCCGGGCATGATCGAGACACCCATGACGATCGGCATGAACCAGAAGGCGCGCGACGCGCTGGTGGCCGCAGTCCCCGTGGGCCGCATCGGCATGCCCGAGGACATCTGGCGAGCCGTGCGCTTCGTCATCGAGTGTGACTACTTCAACGGCCGCACCGTCGACGTCGACGGCGGCCTGGCGATGTGA
- a CDS encoding alpha/beta fold hydrolase — protein MSSGGLRLGICLGLLGACACAPAFHTGPMPGEPQATYAKVAGARVRFVDRGSGPVVVLLHGFASSLETWEPVRPALERDHRVISLDLKGFGWTDRPNGDYSPRAQALLVFALLDARGVKSASVVAHSWGASVALQMALLHPERVERIALYDAWVYEEQLPSTFHFARSDGVGEALFGAFYAERSEDKIAQAFYDERNVSQRLIEDVERALDRPGTVAAALAATRGQRFAEVEGRYREIKQPVLLLWGREDRVTPIEIGERLVRDLPQAKLSVYPRTGHFPMLEAGPESTRDLAEFLKNPAAMARKTPSPPPAQPVAAPPPVAPPSAPGDTQPEGE, from the coding sequence GTGAGCTCGGGCGGGCTTCGCCTCGGTATTTGCCTCGGGCTGCTGGGCGCGTGCGCTTGTGCGCCGGCGTTCCATACGGGCCCCATGCCGGGTGAGCCTCAGGCGACCTACGCCAAAGTGGCCGGTGCGCGCGTGCGATTCGTCGATCGCGGGAGCGGCCCGGTCGTGGTGCTGCTGCATGGATTTGCGTCGTCGCTCGAGACCTGGGAGCCGGTGCGCCCCGCCCTGGAGCGAGATCACCGGGTCATTTCCCTGGATTTGAAGGGGTTCGGCTGGACCGATCGACCGAACGGGGACTACTCACCGCGCGCGCAGGCGCTGCTCGTGTTTGCCCTGCTCGACGCGCGGGGAGTGAAGAGCGCGAGCGTGGTGGCTCACTCCTGGGGCGCGTCCGTCGCGCTGCAGATGGCACTGCTGCACCCCGAGCGGGTCGAGCGCATCGCGCTCTACGACGCCTGGGTCTACGAAGAGCAGCTGCCCAGCACTTTCCACTTTGCCCGCAGCGATGGCGTTGGTGAGGCGCTCTTCGGGGCGTTTTACGCCGAGCGTTCGGAAGACAAGATCGCGCAGGCATTTTACGACGAGCGCAACGTGAGCCAGCGTCTGATCGAGGATGTCGAGCGCGCGCTCGATCGCCCCGGGACGGTGGCCGCGGCCCTCGCGGCGACGCGCGGCCAGCGTTTCGCCGAGGTCGAAGGGCGCTATCGCGAAATCAAGCAGCCGGTGCTCCTGCTCTGGGGCCGCGAAGATCGCGTGACGCCGATCGAGATCGGGGAGCGGCTGGTGCGCGATCTGCCCCAGGCGAAGCTCAGCGTTTACCCGCGCACCGGTCACTTCCCGATGCTCGAGGCGGGCCCGGAGTCGACGCGAGATCTGGCCGAATTCCTGAAAAACCCAGCCGCAATGGCCCGGAAAACACCGAGCCCGCCGCCGGCGCAGCCCGTGGCCGCGCCGCCGCCCGTGGCCCCGCCGTCGGCGCCTGGCGACACCCAACCCGAGGGCGAGTGA